A single genomic interval of Sulfoacidibacillus ferrooxidans harbors:
- a CDS encoding Zn-dependent hydrolase, with amino-acid sequence MKMIPPRCSMERFAERFERVSRIGSTGDGGVHRPFGSTADLELRHLLQTIAQDEVGLAVHVDPIANIWGIHAGCEQLPAIALGSHHDSVPYGGRFDGPLGILVALEVIQTLKEHGFPNRHPLAFISFTAEEPNPFDLSTMGSRTVTGRLTKEQLHTSKDWDGRSLQEAIAAAGGNLARVHESHLSASDLFAFLELHIEQGRRLEQANIPLGVVNGICGIYREHVTILGEANHAGTTMMRDRHDALLAGAKVALALEALIKESHRDDLVGTVGRFAITPNAANIIPGTCDLVVEIRGATTEDMHATARSFAQATAAIEAEYGVSITREILLDQAPQPLAHDVIELLQHAAQEQSTPYSTLFSMAGHDATHIASFTRAGMLFVPSIGGKSHCKEELTDLQDVAPAIQVFIQTVMELDQR; translated from the coding sequence ATGAAAATGATACCTCCTCGCTGTTCAATGGAGCGCTTTGCAGAGCGCTTTGAACGCGTCTCACGAATTGGTTCCACAGGCGATGGCGGCGTCCATCGCCCGTTTGGTAGTACTGCTGATCTAGAACTTCGCCATTTGCTACAGACCATAGCGCAAGATGAAGTCGGACTCGCAGTGCATGTGGATCCCATCGCAAATATCTGGGGTATACACGCAGGCTGTGAACAACTACCTGCTATCGCGCTCGGATCTCATCATGACTCTGTCCCCTATGGCGGACGGTTTGATGGACCACTAGGCATCCTTGTCGCATTAGAAGTCATCCAAACGCTCAAAGAACACGGCTTTCCAAACCGTCATCCACTCGCTTTTATTTCGTTTACTGCAGAAGAGCCTAATCCCTTTGATCTCTCTACCATGGGCAGCAGAACGGTTACAGGCCGACTAACGAAAGAACAACTGCATACATCTAAAGACTGGGATGGTCGATCCCTGCAAGAAGCCATTGCAGCTGCTGGTGGTAATCTCGCTCGCGTACACGAATCACACTTGTCAGCAAGCGATCTCTTTGCTTTCTTAGAGCTACATATCGAACAAGGTCGTCGCCTAGAACAGGCTAACATCCCCCTTGGCGTCGTGAATGGCATCTGCGGTATTTACCGTGAACACGTGACGATCCTAGGTGAAGCAAACCACGCTGGTACCACCATGATGCGCGATCGTCACGATGCGCTGCTAGCTGGTGCAAAAGTAGCGTTAGCACTAGAAGCCTTGATCAAAGAATCCCATCGAGATGATCTCGTCGGGACAGTCGGACGCTTTGCTATAACGCCAAACGCTGCTAACATCATTCCTGGCACCTGTGATCTTGTGGTCGAAATTCGTGGTGCTACGACTGAGGACATGCACGCCACTGCTCGGTCATTTGCACAAGCAACAGCAGCTATCGAAGCTGAATACGGCGTTTCTATCACTCGAGAAATCTTATTAGACCAAGCGCCACAGCCCCTAGCTCACGATGTAATCGAGTTGTTACAGCATGCGGCACAAGAGCAATCCACACCATACAGCACCTTATTTAGCATGGCTGGACACGACGCTACACACATCGCGAGTTTTACACGTGCAGGAATGCTATTTGTTCCAAGCATCGGCGGGAAAAGCCATTGTAAAGAAGAACTCACCGATCTTCAGGACGTAGCACCTGCTATCCAAGTATTCATTCAAACCGTCATGGAATTAGATCAACGGTAA
- a CDS encoding MurR/RpiR family transcriptional regulator, whose protein sequence is MNQPSSVPSTLEQWWHIARHSSDVNRLIVLYLETHYRKAAFMTSAELAKEVGVSQASISRFASLLGFLGYTDWNKAMQQLIRQELSATERLWFANHPQSDEGDRVVQSEQHNLEQLLLITNSAAFSALATQMATARQVIFVSARASATLMPYAHYFLSKVRPQVYQAHPGDTLWEHLPIAEVDRELIVVLGFPRYPRILVEWLQEVRKQPFTIAVITDHEASPLARYADITLAVPVATASLFDSYAAPMTAINLLIREVAQQTATQSQNRLQALEYIDQTKQTYYTEP, encoded by the coding sequence GTGAACCAACCATCTAGCGTCCCATCCACTCTCGAACAATGGTGGCATATCGCGCGTCACAGTTCAGATGTCAATCGCCTGATTGTTTTATACCTAGAAACTCACTATCGCAAAGCTGCCTTTATGACCTCTGCCGAATTGGCAAAGGAAGTCGGTGTAAGTCAAGCCTCGATCTCACGATTTGCGAGTCTACTCGGGTTTTTAGGATATACAGACTGGAATAAAGCGATGCAACAACTGATACGCCAAGAGCTCTCAGCGACCGAACGGCTATGGTTTGCCAATCATCCACAAAGTGATGAAGGAGACCGAGTGGTTCAAAGTGAGCAACATAATCTCGAACAATTACTACTCATCACAAATTCTGCAGCTTTCTCTGCACTAGCAACACAGATGGCTACCGCCCGTCAGGTGATTTTTGTTAGTGCTCGCGCATCAGCTACGCTCATGCCCTATGCGCACTATTTTCTGAGTAAAGTCCGCCCACAAGTATATCAGGCTCACCCGGGCGATACGCTGTGGGAACATCTTCCTATCGCAGAAGTAGACCGTGAATTGATCGTGGTACTTGGATTCCCTCGCTATCCTCGCATTCTCGTAGAATGGCTACAAGAAGTGCGAAAACAACCTTTTACGATCGCCGTCATAACTGACCATGAAGCCTCTCCATTGGCACGCTATGCAGATATTACGCTCGCTGTTCCTGTAGCCACAGCATCCCTCTTTGATTCGTACGCGGCACCAATGACTGCAATTAATTTATTGATTCGCGAGGTAGCACAACAAACAGCTACTCAAAGTCAAAACCGCCTGCAAGCACTAGAATACATCGATCAAACGAAACAAACCTACTATACAGAACCATAG
- the hutU gene encoding urocanate hydratase, producing the protein MVVSTRGMIRAPRGSELSCKGWEQEAALRMLMNNLDPEVAERPEDLVIYGGRGKAARNWEAYDAIVRALRTLENDETLLIQSGKPVGVFRTHEDAPRVLLANSMLVPAYANWKHFDELDQKGLMMFGQMTAGSWIYIGSQGILQGTFETFAEAARQHKGGTLAGTWTLTAGLGGMGGAQPLAVTMNDGVALIAEVDMHRIQRRLETKYLDVLARNLDEALVLVRDAVANKQPLSVAVHMNAVDVYKALLERGIIPDFVTDQTSAHDPLYGYLPQGLSLEEGDRLRTADPETYLARSKASMAEHVRLMLHMKQRGSIVFDYGNNIRQVAFDEGVKDAFDFPGFVPAYIRPLFCEGKGPFRWAALSGDPEDIKRTDELVLELFPEDTHLRTWIEKAQRQVAFQGLPARICWLGYGERVKFGLAMNELVKKGELKGPIVIGRDHLDAGSVASPNRETESMKDGSDAVADWPILNALLNTAAGGSWISVHHGGGVGMGYSIHAGMVVVADGSERAFRKLQRVLTTDPGMGVVRHVDAGYERAEQVAKERGVRVPMWE; encoded by the coding sequence ATGGTTGTATCTACTCGTGGCATGATTCGGGCACCGCGTGGTAGTGAGCTGTCTTGTAAGGGTTGGGAACAAGAAGCTGCGCTGCGCATGTTAATGAATAACCTCGATCCAGAGGTAGCAGAACGGCCAGAGGATCTCGTGATTTATGGTGGACGGGGAAAAGCGGCGCGCAACTGGGAAGCATATGATGCGATCGTGCGAGCATTGCGCACATTAGAAAATGACGAGACTCTTTTAATTCAATCGGGTAAGCCAGTGGGTGTATTTCGGACGCACGAAGATGCGCCACGAGTTCTACTGGCAAATTCTATGCTCGTACCGGCTTATGCCAATTGGAAACATTTTGATGAACTCGATCAAAAAGGGCTTATGATGTTTGGGCAAATGACGGCCGGTAGTTGGATTTATATTGGCTCACAAGGAATTTTGCAAGGCACCTTTGAAACATTTGCAGAGGCTGCAAGACAACATAAAGGAGGCACACTTGCAGGGACGTGGACTTTGACTGCAGGCCTTGGCGGTATGGGTGGTGCACAGCCGCTTGCAGTGACGATGAACGATGGCGTGGCATTGATTGCTGAAGTAGATATGCACCGTATACAACGGCGTCTAGAAACTAAGTATTTGGATGTGTTAGCACGAAATCTCGATGAAGCTCTCGTACTTGTGCGTGATGCAGTAGCTAACAAACAACCGCTTTCAGTTGCTGTCCATATGAATGCAGTGGATGTGTACAAAGCATTGCTTGAACGAGGTATCATTCCTGATTTTGTAACCGATCAAACGTCTGCACATGATCCGCTCTATGGATATTTACCACAAGGATTGTCGCTAGAAGAGGGGGATCGCCTACGTACAGCAGATCCTGAGACTTATCTTGCACGATCAAAAGCAAGTATGGCAGAGCACGTGCGCTTGATGCTACACATGAAACAACGCGGATCTATCGTTTTTGATTATGGGAATAATATTCGCCAAGTGGCGTTTGATGAAGGCGTAAAAGATGCGTTTGATTTTCCGGGATTCGTTCCAGCTTATATTCGCCCACTATTTTGCGAAGGGAAGGGTCCATTTCGCTGGGCTGCATTATCTGGTGATCCAGAAGATATTAAACGGACCGATGAGCTGGTGCTTGAACTATTTCCAGAAGACACTCATTTGCGCACGTGGATTGAAAAAGCGCAGCGACAAGTTGCTTTTCAGGGACTACCTGCGCGGATTTGCTGGTTGGGTTATGGTGAACGTGTGAAGTTTGGCTTAGCTATGAATGAACTCGTTAAAAAGGGTGAATTAAAAGGGCCCATCGTGATTGGACGCGATCATTTGGATGCAGGTTCAGTTGCATCTCCTAATCGCGAAACGGAAAGTATGAAAGACGGTAGTGATGCCGTAGCTGACTGGCCTATTTTAAATGCGCTGCTCAATACTGCGGCAGGTGGTTCTTGGATTTCTGTTCATCATGGTGGTGGTGTGGGAATGGGATACTCCATTCATGCCGGCATGGTTGTCGTGGCAGATGGATCAGAGCGTGCCTTTCGCAAATTACAACGGGTGCTTACAACCGACCCTGGTATGGGCGTGGTTCGACATGTCGATGCAGGATATGAGCGTGCAGAACAGGTAGCCAAGGAGCGCGGCGTCCGAGTGCCGATGTGGGAGTAG
- the hutI gene encoding imidazolonepropionase encodes MRRVKRLIDHIGLLWTMSSDSEQADAQPLCGRDAMRDVGAMTDAAIAIDDEGMIMAVGKSKELRGLIDGATEVVDAHQGFVCPGFIDPHTHLVHGGSREHELPLRLKGADYLDILRSGGGIMSTVSMTRERSERELYEQAHQSALRMRSFGVTTVEAKTGYGLNVLDELKQLRVAKALELSMALRFVHTAMPAHAVPTDRRGDRDQLIQELADMYVELHKQGAEFADVFVDEGAFSLEEGRYLLETAKNEGMKLKIHADELVALGGAELAAELGAVSADHLLAASDKGLLAMAEAGVIAVCLPGTSFYLQKQPARARFMMDEAKLGVAIATDYNPGSSPSENFSLTMSLALLTLRMTPEEVFVAATRNAACAINRGHMSGVLRPGRSADVVIFDAPNPEYVLTHYGVSHVSKVYVQGQLV; translated from the coding sequence ATGAGGCGTGTAAAAAGGTTGATCGATCATATTGGTTTATTGTGGACGATGAGTTCCGATAGTGAGCAGGCAGATGCACAGCCGTTGTGTGGACGCGATGCGATGCGAGACGTGGGGGCTATGACTGATGCGGCGATTGCCATCGATGATGAAGGAATGATTATGGCCGTTGGGAAAAGTAAGGAGCTTCGGGGACTCATAGATGGAGCCACTGAGGTTGTAGATGCCCATCAGGGATTTGTTTGCCCAGGCTTTATCGATCCACATACGCATCTTGTACACGGTGGATCGCGTGAACATGAATTGCCTTTACGGTTAAAAGGTGCAGATTACCTAGATATCTTGCGGTCGGGCGGCGGCATTATGAGCACTGTTTCTATGACTCGAGAACGGTCAGAACGGGAATTGTATGAGCAAGCACACCAAAGTGCATTGCGGATGCGATCCTTTGGAGTCACTACCGTCGAGGCTAAGACAGGGTATGGATTGAATGTGCTTGATGAGCTCAAACAACTGCGTGTGGCGAAGGCTTTGGAACTCAGTATGGCACTGAGGTTTGTGCATACGGCTATGCCTGCGCATGCTGTGCCCACAGATCGACGTGGTGATCGCGATCAATTGATTCAGGAACTCGCAGACATGTATGTGGAGTTACATAAACAAGGGGCAGAGTTTGCTGATGTGTTTGTGGATGAAGGCGCTTTTTCTCTAGAGGAGGGTCGCTATCTCTTAGAGACTGCAAAAAACGAAGGTATGAAATTAAAAATTCATGCGGATGAGTTAGTGGCACTTGGTGGTGCTGAGTTAGCAGCAGAGCTAGGTGCAGTGTCTGCAGACCATTTACTTGCAGCCAGTGACAAAGGGTTACTCGCTATGGCGGAAGCTGGAGTGATCGCCGTATGTTTACCAGGGACTTCATTTTATTTACAAAAACAACCTGCTCGCGCTCGTTTTATGATGGATGAGGCAAAACTTGGCGTTGCTATCGCGACAGATTATAATCCAGGGTCCTCACCGTCTGAAAACTTCTCACTCACGATGAGCTTAGCTCTACTGACGCTTCGCATGACTCCTGAGGAGGTTTTTGTAGCTGCGACAAGAAATGCAGCTTGTGCAATTAATCGCGGCCACATGTCTGGAGTATTGCGACCGGGAAGGTCTGCTGATGTGGTGATCTTTGATGCCCCTAATCCAGAATATGTGTTGACGCACTATGGGGTTTCACATGTGTCTAAAGTATACGTACAAGGTCAACTTGTATAG
- a CDS encoding inositol monophosphatase family protein produces the protein MDFNHAQHVAEDAARVAGEQIRRWIGRPAQTSQKSSPHDLVTEVDKACQEAIYEVLQQAYPTSAMLGEESVAPGATAAALAVEQATKELLWVVDPIDGTLNFIRGLPACTVSIGLVVDSIGMVGVIYDPMRDEMFSGIRGQGASCNGRPIQVSKEAELASCILASGFPTGAYRGRNAEQIKRFGYHVRNVRAFGSAALHLAYVAAGRLDGFWENDLNAWDLLAGAVLVEAAGGRVSDVTGSVYSLATRHVAATNGMIHDQLLRDLDLDVPLA, from the coding sequence GTGGATTTTAACCATGCACAACATGTAGCCGAAGATGCCGCCCGCGTAGCAGGAGAACAGATTCGCCGATGGATTGGGAGGCCAGCGCAAACTTCGCAAAAATCTTCGCCGCATGATCTTGTGACAGAAGTAGATAAAGCCTGTCAGGAAGCGATCTATGAAGTATTACAACAGGCGTATCCTACGAGCGCGATGTTAGGTGAGGAATCGGTTGCGCCTGGAGCAACTGCGGCAGCTCTTGCTGTGGAACAGGCGACCAAAGAGTTGCTATGGGTTGTCGATCCAATTGATGGTACATTGAACTTCATCCGTGGGTTACCAGCGTGTACAGTGTCTATTGGACTTGTGGTTGATTCCATTGGAATGGTTGGCGTAATTTATGATCCTATGCGGGATGAAATGTTTTCAGGCATTCGGGGACAAGGGGCAAGTTGCAATGGGCGTCCCATACAGGTGTCTAAAGAGGCGGAGTTAGCTAGTTGTATATTGGCGAGTGGGTTTCCGACAGGCGCATATCGCGGGCGCAATGCAGAGCAAATTAAGCGGTTTGGTTATCATGTTCGCAATGTGCGAGCGTTTGGGTCCGCAGCGTTGCATCTGGCGTACGTGGCTGCTGGTAGGTTGGATGGTTTTTGGGAAAATGATTTAAATGCATGGGACCTTTTAGCCGGGGCTGTGCTTGTTGAAGCAGCGGGTGGACGTGTGAGTGATGTAACGGGTAGCGTCTATTCGTTAGCTACGCGACATGTGGCTGCAACAAACGGGATGATTCACGATCAGCTTTTGCGCGATTTGGATCTAGATGTGCCTCTCGCGTGA
- a CDS encoding nicotinate phosphoribosyltransferase, whose product MSANIAKRIEEIAAMPIYRNRQEGLLTDLYQLTMMYGFYKSGRMEQHVVFDVFYRSNPCDNGYVICAGLEQVVVYLNQVAFQPDEIQYLRSLGLFDEGFLEELKNFRFTGTVYAIPEGSVVFPHEPLVRIEGRIFELQLIESAVLCFVNHQSLIATKATRIVQATSGGVIEDAHPTSEFGLRRAQNSDAAVFGARAAYIGGCSSTSNVTAGFNFAIPVSGTQAHSWIQSFDSEIEAFRAYVHAFPERAILLVDTYDVLHSGIPNAITVGNELRAQGYDLLGVRIDSGDLAYLSKAARKMLDAEGFGHTQIIASDDLDEDTIRDLMLQGAKLDGFGVGTALITAKGCPALGGVYKLAAEKRDGSWIPRIKVSENPLKVTNPGKKKVIRFYVDQKASADLIMLDEETIPQGEPVTLFDPIHTYKRKVIQDYTVKELLVPIFVDGEIVYEMPTIEQIRSFARLELATLSSETRRPKNPHVYHVDLSLPLWELKRDLVARRGHVN is encoded by the coding sequence ATGAGTGCAAACATTGCTAAGCGGATTGAAGAAATCGCTGCAATGCCGATTTATAGGAACCGACAAGAAGGATTGTTAACCGATTTATATCAGCTTACGATGATGTATGGATTTTATAAAAGTGGTCGCATGGAACAACATGTGGTATTTGATGTGTTCTATCGAAGTAATCCATGCGATAACGGATACGTGATTTGTGCGGGACTTGAGCAAGTGGTTGTGTATCTGAACCAAGTAGCGTTTCAGCCAGATGAAATTCAGTATTTACGGAGTCTTGGACTTTTTGACGAAGGGTTTCTCGAAGAGCTGAAGAATTTTCGTTTTACTGGAACAGTATATGCGATTCCTGAGGGTTCAGTGGTTTTTCCTCACGAGCCACTCGTGCGTATCGAAGGTAGAATTTTTGAGTTACAATTAATTGAATCTGCTGTGTTGTGTTTTGTCAATCATCAAAGTCTTATCGCGACTAAGGCTACGAGAATCGTACAAGCGACCAGTGGCGGAGTCATCGAAGATGCGCATCCTACGAGTGAATTTGGTTTGCGACGCGCTCAAAACAGCGATGCTGCCGTATTTGGCGCGCGGGCCGCGTATATTGGGGGTTGTTCTAGCACAAGCAATGTCACTGCAGGATTTAATTTTGCAATCCCCGTGTCGGGAACACAGGCGCATAGCTGGATTCAAAGTTTTGATTCGGAAATAGAGGCGTTTCGAGCGTATGTACACGCTTTTCCGGAGCGAGCGATCCTTCTTGTGGACACTTATGATGTTTTGCACTCGGGCATACCAAATGCCATTACGGTGGGGAACGAGTTGCGGGCACAAGGCTATGATTTACTAGGTGTTCGCATAGATTCCGGAGATCTCGCTTATCTCTCCAAAGCTGCGCGCAAAATGCTTGATGCGGAAGGATTTGGACACACGCAAATCATCGCCTCTGATGATTTGGATGAAGACACCATTCGCGATCTGATGTTACAAGGTGCGAAGCTCGATGGCTTTGGTGTGGGGACGGCTCTCATTACTGCAAAAGGATGTCCAGCACTTGGTGGAGTATATAAGTTGGCAGCAGAAAAAAGAGATGGCAGTTGGATTCCGCGGATAAAAGTATCGGAGAACCCGTTAAAAGTAACGAATCCTGGGAAAAAGAAAGTGATTCGCTTCTATGTTGATCAAAAAGCGAGTGCAGACTTAATCATGCTGGATGAAGAGACCATACCACAAGGGGAACCTGTAACGTTATTTGATCCCATACACACCTATAAACGAAAAGTCATTCAAGACTATACGGTCAAGGAATTATTGGTGCCTATCTTTGTAGACGGAGAAATTGTATATGAAATGCCGACCATCGAGCAGATTCGCTCGTTTGCGCGGCTTGAATTAGCTACGCTTTCTAGCGAAACACGACGTCCAAAGAATCCACATGTATATCATGTCGATTTAAGTCTTCCACTTTGGGAGTTAAAACGAGATCTGGTTGCGCGAAGGGGACATGTGAATTAA
- a CDS encoding serine hydrolase, which produces MYSPFHKFPAKKPATKKKEYGKSPNARKNSVKHSSSSLPTQKRKPIQTLASVSSKSMNHGTKQPNHRRTTTVKKKNKTTSLKVYRRKRLRLLRATSVLIVAILLGLGLKWMAMTGFSQLYGSLRADVLQFTEKSHPLPYTQGAYLSLTREIELYIQKQPGTYGISGADLATGAQFGWQTHQAFSTAQTLALPVVVNLYSEIANHQISAHTIVHVQTTDKEAGTGFIGGLPSGTPLTVTQLAQAAIVNGDVVATNMLIRKLSPDEIDSFINGVGSHETLSDPYLVTSYDLTLYLSYLYTMDQAHPHALAPLMQDLALVKQPSRIAAGLTPGTKILQVTGDWPHEFHNAAIFWIANHPIALSICSSNVNETEANHVEAHIAQLVETFVTNQSR; this is translated from the coding sequence ATGTATAGTCCTTTTCACAAGTTTCCAGCTAAAAAACCTGCCACAAAGAAAAAAGAATATGGAAAATCACCAAATGCTAGGAAAAATAGTGTAAAACATTCTTCGTCTTCCTTGCCGACACAAAAGCGCAAGCCAATCCAAACGCTTGCATCTGTGTCTTCAAAATCTATGAACCATGGAACAAAGCAACCCAATCATCGACGCACAACAACTGTTAAGAAAAAAAACAAGACAACCTCTCTCAAAGTCTATCGACGGAAACGTCTGCGCTTATTGCGTGCGACGAGCGTGTTGATCGTGGCCATTCTTTTAGGCCTAGGCTTAAAGTGGATGGCCATGACTGGGTTTTCTCAACTCTATGGATCCCTACGGGCAGATGTCTTGCAATTCACAGAAAAATCGCATCCCCTTCCATACACACAAGGCGCATACCTTTCACTAACGCGCGAGATTGAGCTTTACATACAAAAGCAACCAGGAACCTACGGTATTTCTGGAGCTGATTTGGCCACAGGGGCACAGTTTGGATGGCAGACACATCAAGCTTTTAGCACAGCACAGACACTCGCACTCCCAGTTGTTGTTAACCTGTACAGCGAGATCGCTAACCATCAAATAAGTGCTCATACCATTGTTCACGTACAAACTACAGATAAAGAGGCCGGAACTGGATTCATTGGTGGCTTACCATCTGGTACGCCCTTAACAGTCACACAACTTGCACAAGCAGCCATCGTAAACGGAGATGTAGTTGCAACTAACATGCTCATCCGCAAACTGAGTCCAGATGAAATTGACAGCTTCATCAACGGCGTAGGTAGCCACGAGACGTTATCAGACCCGTATCTCGTCACTTCTTATGATTTAACCTTGTATCTCAGTTATTTGTATACCATGGATCAAGCCCATCCACATGCACTGGCACCACTCATGCAAGATCTCGCTCTCGTGAAACAACCATCGAGAATAGCTGCTGGCTTAACTCCAGGTACTAAGATCCTACAAGTGACAGGTGATTGGCCACATGAGTTTCATAATGCCGCTATTTTTTGGATTGCAAATCATCCCATTGCGCTCTCCATATGTAGCAGTAATGTCAATGAAACAGAAGCTAACCACGTTGAAGCACACATCGCGCAACTCGTTGAAACATTTGTAACAAACCAATCAAGGTAA
- a CDS encoding response regulator transcription factor, with translation MSDIRMIVPTSQASRVGLGKSSSSDTPLVRPGRILVVDDEQSIRDFLLFGLRDEGYDVMCAQDGEESLELLESFKPHVVLLDVMLPGIDGFEVCRLMRARARVAIIMLTARDDVTDRVKGLGIGADDYVMKPFSFAELKARIEARFRNQFPELSAVTRVGKFEVDKVQRLIRYEGVPIGLSKTEYALLEILLETPGVALTREQIMSRVWGDDFTGEDNILEVYIRYLRHKLHDTKRQLIRTVRGVGYRVDLQ, from the coding sequence ATGAGTGATATTCGAATGATTGTACCAACAAGTCAGGCATCTCGAGTTGGCCTAGGAAAGTCCTCTTCAAGCGATACACCTTTAGTTCGACCAGGACGCATTTTAGTCGTAGACGATGAGCAAAGTATTAGAGATTTTCTTTTATTTGGCCTTCGCGATGAAGGGTATGATGTGATGTGCGCACAAGATGGTGAAGAGTCTCTCGAATTGCTAGAAAGTTTTAAACCACATGTTGTATTACTAGATGTGATGCTTCCTGGTATTGATGGTTTTGAAGTATGCCGCTTAATGAGAGCTCGGGCGCGAGTAGCCATTATTATGTTAACCGCTCGCGATGATGTTACCGATCGCGTGAAAGGGCTTGGTATTGGTGCCGATGATTATGTGATGAAGCCATTTTCCTTTGCTGAACTCAAAGCGCGCATTGAAGCAAGATTTCGCAATCAGTTTCCAGAGCTTTCTGCAGTGACGCGCGTTGGTAAATTTGAAGTGGACAAGGTACAAAGGTTGATCCGTTATGAAGGTGTTCCTATCGGACTGTCGAAAACGGAGTATGCATTGCTTGAGATTTTACTAGAAACACCTGGAGTCGCACTTACGCGGGAACAGATTATGTCGCGTGTGTGGGGCGATGATTTTACTGGTGAAGACAATATACTTGAGGTGTATATTCGTTATTTACGACATAAATTACATGACACAAAGCGCCAACTGATACGCACGGTTCGTGGAGTTGGATATCGTGTCGATCTTCAGTAG